Part of the Deltaproteobacteria bacterium genome is shown below.
GCGCGCCGAGCTCCGGGAACACAGCCACCGCTACTACGTCCTGGACGACCCCACCGTCAGCGACGCCACCTACGACCGCCTGATGCGGGAGCTGGAGTCGCTGGAGGCCGAGCACCCCGAGCTGCGCAGCCCCGACTCCCCGACCCTCCGGGTCGGCGCGCCCCCGGGCGAGGCCTTCGAGAAGGTGGAGCACCGCTCGCCGATGCTCTCCCTCGGAAACGCCTTCGACGACGACGAGCTGCGGGCCTTCGACCAGCGGGTCCACAAGGTCCTGGAGCTCGAGGCCGGGGCCCCGGTCCGCTACCTCGTCGAGCCCAAGCTCGATGGCCTGGCGGTGAGCCTCCGCTACGAGGAGGGGGTGCTGGTGCAGGCCGCCACCCGGGGAGACGGCCGGGTGGGCGAGGACGTCACCGAGAACGTGCGGACCATCCGCAGCGTGCCGCTGCGCCTGAAGGGCGCGGCCGGGGAGGCCCCTAGCGAGCTCGAGGTCCGGGGAGAGGTCATCTACCGCCGCTCGGCCTTCGCCCGCCTCAACCGGGAGCGGGAGGAGGCCGGCGAGCCGCCCTTCGTGAACCCCCGCAACGCCGCGGCGGGCTCGCTGCGCCAGCTCGACTCCCGGATGACGGCCGGCCGCCCCCTCGACGCCTTCCTCTACGAGGTGGTGGATGCGGAGCTGGAGCGCCAGGCCGAGAAGCTCGAGCGGCTGCGGGACTGGGGCTTCCGGGTGGCGCCCGCCACCCTCGCCGAGGGCATCGAGGAGGTCATCGCGGCCTGCCAGGCCCTCCTCGAGGCGCGCCACGATCGGGACTACGAGATCGACGGTGCGGTGGTGAAGGTCGACGCGCTCGCCCTCCAGGCGAGGCTCGGCGCGGTCTCCCGCGCCCCCCGCTGGGCCATCGCCTTCAAGTTCCCGCCCGAGGAGGCGGAGACCCGGGTGCTCGCCATCGACGTGCAGGTGGGTCGCACCGGGGCGCTGACCCCGGTGGCCCGGCTGGAGCCGGTCTTCGTGGGCGGGGTGCAGGTCTCCAACGCCACGCTCCACAACCAGGACGAGCTGGAGCGAAAGGGCGTACGGATCGGCGACCGGGTCTTCGTGCGCCGCGCGGGCGACGTCATCCCCGAGGTGGTGCGGGTGATCGAGTCGGCGCGCACCGGTGACGAGGAGGTCTTCGTCTTCCCCGAACGCTGCCCGGTCTGCGACGCCCGGGCGAGCCGGGAGGAGGGGGAGGCGGTCACCCGCTGCTCGAACCTCTCCTGTCCGGCGCAGCTCAAGGAGCGCCTGCGGCACTTCGCCTCCCGGGGCGCCCTCGACATCGACGGGCTCGGGGGCAAGACCATCGTGCAGCTGGTGGACGAGGGGCTCGTCGAGACCTTCGCCGACCTCTTCCGTCTGGACACCGCGACCCTCCAGGACCTCGATCGCATGGGCGAGAAGAGCGCCGCCAACCTCGTCACGGCCCTCGAGGCGGCGAAGTCACCCCCGCTGGCCCGGCTGGTCTACGGCCTGGGCATCCGGCACGTGGGGGAGCACGTCGCCGGGGTGCTCGCCCGGGGGCTCGGCAGCCTCGAGGCCATCGCCGCCGCCGACACCGAGACCCTGGAGGCCCTGCGGGACGTCGGCCCCGAGGTCGCCGCGGCGGTGAGGAACTTCTTCACCACCGAGGAGAACGCCCGCGCGGTGGAGGCCCTCCTCGCGCAGGGGGTCCGGCCGGTGGCCCCCGAGCTGCCGCCGGCGACGCCCGCGGGAGGGGAGGGACCCTTCGAGGGCAAGACCGTGGTCCTCACCGGGGGGCTCGCCGCCCTGGGGCGGCGGGAGGCCAAGGCCGAGATCGAGGCCCGCGGCGGGCGCGTGAGTGGTAGCGTCTCGAAGAAGACCGACCTGGTGATCGCGGGAGAGGGCGGCGGCTCGAAGCTCGATCGGGCGCGCGAGCTCGGCGTGGAGATCATCGACGAGGAGACCTTCATAAAGTGGCTGGGGAGATGAGCGGGGAGCAGCGGCGCGCGGTGCTGGTCGTCGAGGGGCGGGTCCAGGGGGTCTTCTTCCGGGCCACGGCGCTCGAGGTGGCTCAGCGGATCGGCATCTCCGGCTGGATCCGCAACCTGGCGGACGGGGCGGTCGAGGCCGTCGTCGAGGGGAAGCAGAGCGAGCTCGAGGAGTTCATCGAGTGGTGCCACCAGGGACCGCCCGTGGCGCGGGTCGACGAGGTGCGCGTGCGCTGGGCCGAGGCCACCGGAGAGTTCCGCACCTTCCGGGTCCGTCACTGACGCGGAAGAAGCCTCGCAGCGCGAACTAAAAAAAGCAGGGTCCGAAGGATGGGGCTTCGGACCCTGCAGAGTGGTTCCTGGCTCGGGATGCAGGAACCTCGAGTGAAGAGCCGACCGGTGCGGTAGCATGGCGGGGACCGACCGACGACTCGTCACCCTCTTGCCTCGCCCCCATACATTTGCAGGGCACGTGCCATCGGGGCCAGATTCGAGGATCGGCCTGGATCCAAGGGGTTGGAGAGGGGACGGCCCACGACCCCCGGGGAGGGGCCCTCGAAACCCTGACATCGATGTCACGGGGTGTGAGAAAGCCGAGGCGAGGCCGCGCCCCGTGATCGTGGAGGATCGAGATCCGGGATCTGGTCCAAGTCCCCGTGGATCAAGGAGGATCTCTTTTGTCGCTCTTGAGAATCGTCCTTTTGCGTGGTACGGGCGTAAGGAGGCGGTGAGACGAAGGCGGCCGGATGATGGGCACCCGGTGTTCGTGCGTCTCGAGGCAGGGCGTTTCCGAGATGAAGCCAGACGATCTGCTGCTCGAGCGACGCAGGTTGTTCACCCCCGAGCCGAAGGGCCCGGGGCTCATCCTCGTGGTCTCCTGCCTGCTCCTCGGGGTGCTGGTCACCTATCTGGTCGGCGCGTACGTGGGCTGGGTCTTGCCCGACGGCGGCCTGATGATCGCCTTCGGTCTCGTCCTCGGCGTCGTCGTCCCGGCCCTCCTCGCCCGGCGCATCGCTCGGCGCGGCTGGCGGGCCTTCGCCGGGATCGAGGTCGGGCTGCTCCTCCTGTTCCTGCTGGTCCTGGGCGGCCCCACCGATCGGGCCCTCGAGACCCACGGCGCGAGGCCCTTCCACGCGCTGGCCCGGGTGCTGGGCCAGGCGGAACAGCGTGAGGCCCCGGTGATGGACGCGGGGCGAGGGGTCGTCGATGGCCTGCGGCGCCTGGCCCGGAAGGGCGCCCCCGTCGCACCGAGCGTGCCCGCACCGGCCGTGAACGTCGGCCGCGTGGACGACGGGGGGGGCTCGAACGGGACCCGCCCGGCGCCCGGCGCGATGGTGGTCGATCTCCCGGTCGCCCGCTCGGGCGCCCCGGTCGTGGTGGGCGCCACCGTGAACGGGCACATCCCGGCGGACTTCGTCTTCGACACCGGGGCCGACACCACCCTGGTGACCCTGGCCCTCGCGCGGCGGCTCGGCTTCGCCCCGGAGAGCGCGGAGGTCTACCGCCCCCTGAGGACCCCCGCGGGTGAGTTCCAGGCGCCGGTGATCCGGCTCTCCTCCATCCGGGTGGAGTCGGCCCGGGTGGACAGCCTCGAGGTCCTGGTCTGCACCTCCTGCCGGGAGAACCTCCTGGGCCGGGACTTCCAGCGGCACTTCCGGGTCGTGCTGGACGCGGAGCGGGGGCATCTGCGCCTCCACCGGCGCTAAGAGGCCCCCAGAGGCTCTCATCGGCCTAAGCCGCTGGATCTTCTAGTTCTCTTGCCAGTGCTGGCCCGAATGTGTTAATCCGGGACGACCGACGGCTGGCGCCGTCTGTCTGTGAACGTTTTCTCTGGGGCGCCAACGAGACCGCGGAAAGCCGGGAAATACTCACACCGGCCCCGCAGCGAAGAGGTTGCCCAACCGGTTAGAAAGTCGACGGTTTCGATGTCGACCCATCGTCAACAACATCCCCGACTCCTGACACGTTCTCCGCTGCGCGGATCCGAACGACAGGAGACGTGCGTGAACGTCCTCCCTGGACCCTCGGTACGAGGGGGCGGAGGTCCGGACCCGGTGGCCAAGAGTGGCCCCGGCGGTACCGGACGCTCACTCCTCCCCTCCGGACGAGCGGAGCTCCCGGGACGCGCGAGGCACGGTTCGGGCGTTGCCGGATCTCTCCCAGGAGGGGTCGGCAGGAGCGATTCCCATGTCCAACGTTCTCGTCATCAGCGCGACGAGCTTCGAGACGAGGGTGGCCCTCGTCGAGAAGGGATCCATCACCGAGTACTACGTCGAGCGTCGGCGTGAGAAAGGCATCGTAGGGAACATCTACAAGGGCAAGGTGCTCCGGGTCCTCCCCGGGATGCAGGCTGCCTTCGTGGATCTGGGGACCGACAAGGCCGGTTTCCTCTACGTCAACGACATCTCCTTCGACCCCGACTCGCCGGAGCAGACCTTCGAGCTCTCCGAGGGAGAGTGGGGCGAGGCCGACGATCTTCCCGAGGAGGCGGACGCCTCCATCGAGGCGGTCTACGGAGGCGGGGATCCTGCCGCCGCCGAGGACGTCGGACCGGCCGCGGAGCCCTCCGAGGGGGAGGCGGAAGCCGCCGATCAGGGAGAAGCGGACGACGCGTCGGACGATGAGGCCGACGACGCCGCCGGCGAGCCCGACG
Proteins encoded:
- the ligA gene encoding NAD-dependent DNA ligase LigA, whose product is MAERDTIRARVEALRAELREHSHRYYVLDDPTVSDATYDRLMRELESLEAEHPELRSPDSPTLRVGAPPGEAFEKVEHRSPMLSLGNAFDDDELRAFDQRVHKVLELEAGAPVRYLVEPKLDGLAVSLRYEEGVLVQAATRGDGRVGEDVTENVRTIRSVPLRLKGAAGEAPSELEVRGEVIYRRSAFARLNREREEAGEPPFVNPRNAAAGSLRQLDSRMTAGRPLDAFLYEVVDAELERQAEKLERLRDWGFRVAPATLAEGIEEVIAACQALLEARHDRDYEIDGAVVKVDALALQARLGAVSRAPRWAIAFKFPPEEAETRVLAIDVQVGRTGALTPVARLEPVFVGGVQVSNATLHNQDELERKGVRIGDRVFVRRAGDVIPEVVRVIESARTGDEEVFVFPERCPVCDARASREEGEAVTRCSNLSCPAQLKERLRHFASRGALDIDGLGGKTIVQLVDEGLVETFADLFRLDTATLQDLDRMGEKSAANLVTALEAAKSPPLARLVYGLGIRHVGEHVAGVLARGLGSLEAIAAADTETLEALRDVGPEVAAAVRNFFTTEENARAVEALLAQGVRPVAPELPPATPAGGEGPFEGKTVVLTGGLAALGRREAKAEIEARGGRVSGSVSKKTDLVIAGEGGGSKLDRARELGVEIIDEETFIKWLGR
- a CDS encoding acylphosphatase, translating into MSGEQRRAVLVVEGRVQGVFFRATALEVAQRIGISGWIRNLADGAVEAVVEGKQSELEEFIEWCHQGPPVARVDEVRVRWAEATGEFRTFRVRH
- a CDS encoding aspartyl protease family protein is translated as MKPDDLLLERRRLFTPEPKGPGLILVVSCLLLGVLVTYLVGAYVGWVLPDGGLMIAFGLVLGVVVPALLARRIARRGWRAFAGIEVGLLLLFLLVLGGPTDRALETHGARPFHALARVLGQAEQREAPVMDAGRGVVDGLRRLARKGAPVAPSVPAPAVNVGRVDDGGGSNGTRPAPGAMVVDLPVARSGAPVVVGATVNGHIPADFVFDTGADTTLVTLALARRLGFAPESAEVYRPLRTPAGEFQAPVIRLSSIRVESARVDSLEVLVCTSCRENLLGRDFQRHFRVVLDAERGHLRLHRR